The Mycobacteriales bacterium genome window below encodes:
- a CDS encoding acyltransferase produces the protein MGAADVLGTARRHADAAKLAANTAYHLRGMTHGQWAKVYGHPRLECSDMTVGDHFRVVSGHRRTLLCGWGKVTFGDRCFVNAGTILFSVLEVTIGNDVALANEVYILDSNSHGTEGRNPYDAPVRIGDGTWVGARAVILPGVTIGKRVVVGAGAVVSRDVPDDCIVAGNPGVVTRKLDYPAHCQRAWCDYFCACPERPRL, from the coding sequence GTGGGGGCCGCTGACGTGCTCGGGACCGCGCGGCGCCACGCCGACGCGGCGAAGCTCGCTGCCAACACCGCCTACCACCTGCGCGGCATGACGCACGGCCAGTGGGCCAAGGTCTACGGCCACCCGCGCCTCGAGTGCAGCGACATGACGGTGGGCGACCACTTCCGGGTCGTGTCCGGCCACCGACGCACCCTGCTGTGCGGCTGGGGCAAGGTCACCTTCGGCGACCGCTGCTTCGTCAACGCCGGCACGATCCTGTTCTCGGTCCTCGAGGTGACGATCGGTAACGACGTCGCGCTCGCCAACGAGGTCTACATCCTCGACAGCAACAGCCACGGCACCGAGGGCCGCAACCCCTACGACGCCCCGGTGCGCATCGGTGACGGCACCTGGGTCGGCGCCCGAGCGGTCATCCTCCCCGGCGTGACGATCGGCAAGCGGGTCGTCGTGGGCGCGGGCGCGGTCGTCTCCCGCGACGTGCCCGACGACTGCATCGTCGCGGGCAACCCGGGCGTCGTGACCCGCAAGCTCGACTACCCGGCGCACTGCCAGCGGGCCTGGTGCGACTACTTCTGCGCCTGCCCCGAGCGCCCGCGCCTGTAG
- the trmB gene encoding tRNA (guanosine(46)-N7)-methyltransferase TrmB: MELPPLDLAASDTVRTFKMRRSRVSATQADAIARLWSSYGLRVEPRPLDLPALFGREAPVLLEIGAGMGEATFATARDHPELDVLAVDVHTPGHGNLLRLVGDAGLTNLRVADGDALVLLRDMVGSGSLAEVRVLFPDPWPKSRHHKRRLVTRAFAALVHDRLAPGGVLHVATDWQEYAEVVRDVLGQSPLRVVETGARLRGRPVTRFEEQGLRAGRCPLDVVAARD, translated from the coding sequence GTGGAGCTGCCCCCGCTGGACCTCGCGGCCTCCGACACCGTGCGGACCTTCAAGATGCGGCGCAGCCGGGTCTCGGCGACGCAGGCGGACGCGATCGCGCGGCTGTGGTCGTCGTACGGCCTGCGGGTCGAGCCCCGGCCCCTCGACCTCCCCGCGCTGTTCGGCCGAGAGGCTCCCGTGCTGCTCGAGATCGGTGCGGGCATGGGGGAGGCGACCTTCGCGACCGCGCGCGACCACCCCGAGCTCGACGTGCTCGCGGTCGACGTCCACACGCCGGGGCACGGCAACCTGCTCCGGCTCGTCGGCGACGCGGGCCTGACCAACCTGCGGGTCGCCGACGGCGACGCCCTCGTGCTGCTCCGCGACATGGTCGGCTCGGGGTCGCTCGCCGAGGTGCGGGTGCTCTTCCCCGACCCGTGGCCCAAGAGCCGCCATCACAAGCGCCGCCTCGTCACGCGGGCCTTCGCCGCGCTGGTCCACGACCGCCTCGCGCCGGGGGGCGTCCTGCACGTGGCGACCGACTGGCAGGAGTACGCCGAGGTCGTGCGCGACGTCCTCGGGCAGTCACCGCTGCGGGTCGTGGAGACCGGCGCGCGGCTGCGCGGGCGACCGGTGACCCGCTTCGAGGAGCAGGGCCTGCGGGCCGGCCGCTGCCCCTTGGACGTCGTCGCCGCCCGCGACTGA